The sequence below is a genomic window from Wyeomyia smithii strain HCP4-BCI-WySm-NY-G18 chromosome 1, ASM2978416v1, whole genome shotgun sequence.
TGTTATGATTCTTATAGTGGACGTTCATTCGGTGCTTGATGTAGGCTCCTGAACTTGAAAACGACGCATTACACATGTTACAGTAGTAGGGATTAAGAGGATTCGTCATTGTTGACATCGGTGGCCCACTATAAAGATTCAGCTGCTTGCGGAGCTCCTTAGGGGAGATAACTACCACGTTCGAAGGTCGAATACGCGCTGGTGGCTCTTTGTCTACCCTGAGTTTAGACACAGAACTTGCTTCAGTTTTTATGCATTCGCGTTTATGTCTCACCAGCATCCCTTTCAGGGTGAATGTTTTACTGCACTTGCCGCACTTGTGGATGATATCCGGTTCGACTATTCGCTTTGGATTTTTAAGTCTTTTATCGCCTGCTGAAACAACCCGTATTTTTGGATGCTGCATTGGCTGTACTTCAACGGAGGAACAAGCAGCAGACGGTTCCAACGTAATACTAATGTTGCTATCATCAACTAGTGTCGGCGGGGATGTTGATCCTAGTATCAGGTCATTGTCGTCTGGTAGCTGTTCTTCATCGTTGATAAAATGAGGGCTCTCCTGCTTGATAGTTTTCAGTATAATACTCTCCTCATCCAATAAACCTAATCGACTTTTACGCAAAGCCAAATCGCAATCATTGCTGCGCTCACGGAATGCTTGGAAGATTTCCAGCGAAGCAACACAAACTCGACAGATGGAACAGGGGAAATCATCCTCCGAAAGCCATAGTCCCAAACACTCCGTTATCTGATTTACCAATGGGTGCTGGTAAACGGTAAGTTCCAGCTTAATATGCTGCTGGGAGAAACAAAATCGACAGTATTTGGTTGGATCCTCGCTAGGGCTGTAATAAACATAATTATTTGGAATATCCAAAAAGATTTAACGACCATTAAACTTACACCTTCATtctgcgattttgtggtttctgCTTTAACTTAAATactgtaaaatatgttttttttcattagCAGCAAATTGATCCTTTCGAAATGATGCTCAAACACAAATATTGACAAATTCTATTTGACAGCTGACAGCAGATACACACTAAACCGAACTTCATTATAACTTGCTTTTGACATTCGAGCAGTTTATTCAATGTCGGTAAGGTAACATCTGTGGCTAGAATACTAAAAATAAACCACTTtattaaaaaccaaaaaacatTATCCCTCTCCGTGACAGTGCACATTCGAGCactgccgtgaccaggattcgaaCCTGGGTTACTACGGCCACAACGTAGGGTCCTAACCACTAGACGATCACGGCTACCGAGGATATGAGTTCTCACCAACTCGAAAGCTCCATATGAGAAGTGAATGAGAAATATTAATGATGTATCGTGACGTGAATTATCAATCTACTTAAAAATGCTATCAGTCATTTTAAAGCAACACAATACAATCTTACTAAatgttattttataaaaaacattatttttttaacatttctttTAACACAGCAACTGCTTTCGCCATATCTACCTTCTGTTCCATTGCTCTAGCAACTTCTCCAGCTAGGGCGTATATCATTTTTTCTTTACCTTTGCGATATTTAGACACTATTTTAGGATTCTCGTCAATAACCTTTCGACAAAGTGACTCAATTCTGTCACTATCGCTGTTCATTACCCAATCTTTGCGCTGTGCGATTTGTGCTGGACTTTCTTTATGGCCAGTATCCA
It includes:
- the LOC129726751 gene encoding uncharacterized protein LOC129726751: MKVPSEDPTKYCRFCFSQQHIKLELTVYQHPLVNQITECLGLWLSEDDFPCSICRVCVASLEIFQAFRERSNDCDLALRKSRLGLLDEESIILKTIKQESPHFINDEEQLPDDNDLILGSTSPPTLVDDSNISITLEPSAACSSVEVQPMQHPKIRVVSAGDKRLKNPKRIVEPDIIHKCGKCSKTFTLKGMLVRHKRECIKTEASSVSKLRVDKEPPARIRPSNVVVISPKELRKQLNLYSGPPMSTMTNPLNPYYCNMCNASFSSSGAYIKHRMNVHYKNHNKTEKIATIEDSSS